The Coregonus clupeaformis isolate EN_2021a chromosome 3, ASM2061545v1, whole genome shotgun sequence genome includes a region encoding these proteins:
- the LOC121545028 gene encoding platelet-derived growth factor receptor-like protein translates to MKLCWVLLTLAIFWVELQNGACQQVKRRKEAGENRIRPGGKRAKVRYPKLNEKEKDAGGRGQSILTQVLDKGRFLRLGESMSLTPGKNIELRCKGSNIGWSYPTYLDTFNDSRLSIKQSDKYSQLILTSPSAADTGAYSCWVILCDGSECLKDPDRTSSTYIYFTDKDELFVPSAIHFEIIYLRPDRPAVIPCRVSSHLAKVSLHREVPPEEMEVDGTLVSYDPTKGFILQKPSPEHQGVFYCKAVTKATPQISTKYQLLYVEVPSGPPYVTIEASFSSARGGDNINITCTVLGEPEVDLSFTWTYPGQYLRPVSVHDSWRLINRGMGHTTRISQSVMTVDDLETIDFGRYICRAKNKHGETAVATSVNSY, encoded by the exons ATGAAGCTCTGCTGGGTCCTCCTAACTCTGGCCATCTTCTGGGTGGAGCTCCAAAATG GCGCCTGCCAGCAAGTCAAGCGTAGGAAGGAGGCGGGAGAGAACCGCATCAGGCCTGGAGGCAAGCGGGCCAAGGTTCGCTACCCCAAACTGAACGAAAAGGAGAAGGATGCAGGAGGAAGAGGCCAGTCCATCCTGACCCAGGTTCTGGATAAGGGCCGTTTCCTGAGGCTGGGAGAGAGCATGAGCCTCACCCCGGGGAAGAACATAGAGCTGCGTTGTAAAGGCAGTAACATTGGCTGGTCCTACCCTACCTACCTGGACACCTTCAATGACTCCCGACTCAG CATCAAGCAGAGTGACAAGTACAGCCAGTTGATCCTGACGTCACCCTCTGCTGCCGACACAGGGGCGTACAGCTGCTGGGTCATACTTTGTGACGGATCTGAGTGTCTCAAAGACCCCGACCGCACCTCCAGCACTTACATCTACTTCACAG ACAAGGACGAACTCTTCGTCCCCTCTGCCATCCACTTTGAGATCATCTACCTGCGTCCGGACAGGCCTGCTGTTATCCCCTGTCGTGTGAGCAGTCATCTGGCCAAGGTGTCTCTGCACAGAGAGGTCCCcccagaggagatggaggtggacGGGACACTTGTCTCCTATGACCCAACCAAGGGCTTCATCCTCCAGAAGCCCAGTCCAGAGCACCAGGGAGTGTTTTACTGTAAGGCCGTGACCAAAGCCACCCCACAGATCTCCACCAAGTACCAGCTGCTTTACGTGGAGG TGCCCAGTGGCCCACCCTACGTTACCATTGAAGCTTCCTTTTCCTCTGCGAGAGGAGGAGACAATATCAACATCACCTGTACTGTCCTGGGGGAACCAGAGGTGGACCTCAGCTTCACATGGACCTATCCTGGCCAG TACCTCCGTCCTGTTAGTGTGCATGACTCATGGAGGCTGATCAACAGAGGAATGGGACACACCACCCGCATCTCCCAGAGCGTCATGACCGTAGATGACCTGGAGACCATCGACTTTGGGAGATACATCTGCAGAGCGAAGAACAAGCACGGGGAGACCGCAGTGGCCACCAGCGTCAACTCTTACTAG